One Oryza sativa Japonica Group chromosome 8, ASM3414082v1 DNA window includes the following coding sequences:
- the LOC4346004 gene encoding uncharacterized protein, whose amino-acid sequence MKASIKFRDDDRPLLRARVPIRVLGLPLHSGLSAGGDPRELRLDLSTAFSFGPAIRLSYRPNDPALPFSVSVRAGVGPLGSPARAPFSLAAEFNLLSGNPGSPAFFLLLKPRLGDFSLSHTLRSSPHPGNKVGEVSDGDGHGREVNYKAFSFAAAGKSGGGVGALLSGMRLTTRSVLPLWGRASLRFNWGLRAPPELQAALAADDAMVGASRSRKGGARVPVSKMPLLVIDKISIEQSPRAADKTRGNADSSPPAPAIAAAADADAADGTGRGGEGFSLVRRQLEALNAESGMLRRAVEDLRAEVGSRRAAVSTAGAPDTWRTPPAPPQPAQPYHYSSPVKPDRRGSGKDMAAAENATKPSSDELGDELKRALEARLR is encoded by the coding sequence ATGAAGGCGTCGATCAAGTTCCGCGACGACGACCGGCCGCTGCTGCGTGCCAGGGTGCCGATCAGGGTGCTCGGGCTGCCGCTCCACTCCGGcctctccgccggcggcgacccgcGCGAGctccgcctcgacctctccaccgccttCTCCTTCGGCCCGGCGATCCGCCTCTCGTACCGCCCCAATGACCCCGCCCTCCCCTTCTCCGTCTCCGTCCGCGCCGGCGTCGGGCCCCTCggctcccccgcccgcgcgcccttctccctcgccgccgagtTCAACCTCCTCTCCGGCAACCCCGGATCccccgccttcttcctcctcctcaagcCGCGCCTCGGCGACTTCTCGCTCTCCCACACCCTCCGCTCCTCGCCGCATCCCGGTAATAAGGTCGGGGAGGTCTCCGATGGCGATGGCCATGGGCGCGAGGTGAACTACAAGGCGTTCTcgttcgcggcggcggggaagagcggcggcggggtcggcgcGCTGCTGTCCGGGATGCGGCTCACCACGAGGAGCGTGCTCCCGCTGTGGGGAAGGGCGAGCCTGCGGTTCAACTGGGGGCTGCGCGCGCCGCCGGAGCTGCaggcggcgctcgccgccgacgacgccatgGTCGGTGCCAGCCGCAGCCGCAAGGGCGGCGCGCGGGTTCCGGTCAGCAAGATGCCCCTGCTGGTCATTGACAAGATCTCCATCGAACAGTCACCTCGCGCCGCCGACAAAACGCGCGGCAACGCGGATTCCTCGCCACCAGCGCCGGCgattgctgccgccgccgacgccgatgcAGCGGACGGCacgggacgcggcggcgaggggttcTCGCTGGTGAGGCGGCAGCTGGAGGCGCTGAACGCGGAGAGCGGGATGCTGCGCCGCGCCGTGGAGGACCTGCGCGCCGAGGTCGGGAGCCGCAGGGCGGCGGTGTCCACCGCCGGCGCACCCGACACCtggaggacgccgccggcgccgccacaaCCAGCACAGCCATACCACTACTCATCTCCGGTGAAGCCGGATCGCCGGGGCAGTGGCAAGGACATGGCCGCAGCCGAGAACGCCACGAAGCCTTCGTCGGATGAGCTTGGCGACGAGTTGAAGAGGGCATTGGAGGCGCGGCTGAGGTGA
- the LOC4346005 gene encoding non-structural maintenance of chromosomes element 4 homolog B translates to MEASRPAHARHMESNAARAAAAAAGEGVGDHDDDGEEEEEEEKWREALAAAWGQSRAKREAIRACYAAVKDMIRAEKDGADMRRLGVAMGEIKQLHHKVQRPKEQVADGEALLELVNSLAITAKSKKKDGPTPSEFVTSLLTKFGVRASLLDASIESFSCSDLGAMASPLFMTATGCQTMNGALNLAIEERRKRVARRLFDRFPSKPAGLYETTPDLDERNDTDKNMAVMFKLLRKNKCVKLENLILNRQSFAQTVENIFALSFLVKDGRVEIDVDDKGNHFVVPRNAPAAELITSREVINSQYVFRFDTKDWKIMEGVVEPGDELMPHRQNNIGEHYNNAKSYSASEPQRKRDEFAQGEGMDETLIKPCAEDVILKRKRRSEAESLKHWFSSCKWQ, encoded by the exons ATGGAGGCCAGCCGGCCGGCGCACGCGCGGCATATGGAGAGCAATGcggcacgcgccgccgccgccgccgccggcgagggagtCGGAGAccatgacgacgacggcgaggaggaggaggaggaggagaagtggcgggaggcgctcgccgccgcctggggCCAGAGCAGGGCGAAGCGGGAGGCGATCCGGGCGTGCTACGCCGCCGTCAAGGACATGATACGCG CGGAGAAggacggcgccgacatgcgCCGGCTCGGCGTCGCCATGGGCGAGATTAAGCAGCTTCACCACAAAG TGCAAAGGCCAAAGGAACAAGTCGCAGATGGTGAAGCTCTGCTGGAGCTCGTCAATTCCCTGGCCATCACCGCCAAATCCAAGAAGAAAGATGGACCTACCCCTTCAGAGTTCGTCACATCACTGCTGACGAAGTTTGGTGTCAGAGCTTCTCTCTTGGATGCTTCCATCGAGTCTTTCTCTTGTTCTGATCTTGGCGCCATGGCGTCTCCATTGTTCATGACAGCAACTGGGTGCCAAACAAT GAATGGTGCTTTGAATCTTGCCATCGAGGAACGGAGGAAGCGTGTCGCTAGAAGACTATTTGACCGGTTTCCTAGCAAACCTGCAGGG CTTTATGAGACCACACCAGATCTAGATGAAAGGAATGATACTGACAAGAACATGGCTGTCATGTTCAAACTCTTGAGGAAGAACAAATGTGTGAAGCTGGAAAATCTCATCCTAAACCGGCAATCTTTCGCACAGACTGTCGAGAACATATTTGCTCTCTCGTTTCTTGTCAAGGATGGAAGAGTGGAGATAGATGTTGATGATAAGGGAAACCATTTTGTCG TGCCACGGAATGCTCCGGCAGCTGAACTGATAACCTCAAGGGAAGTGATCAACAGCCAATATGTATTCCGATTTGATACCAAGGATTGGAAG ATAATGGAAGGCGTTGTGGAGCCTGGAGATGAGCTAATGCCTCATAGACAAAACAACATTGGAGAACACTACAATAATGCAAAATCATATTCAGCTTCAGAACCACAGAGAAAACGAGATGAATTTGCTCAGGGAGAGGGAATGGATGAGACACTCATCAAGCCTTGCGCTGAAGATGTCATcctgaagaggaagaggagatcagAAGCAGAGAGCTTGAAACATTGGTTTTCTTCATGCAAATGGCAATGA
- the LOC4346006 gene encoding putative pentatricopeptide repeat-containing protein At3g05240: MAAARAAAAVDAYQHNTLIRAAADHRSLLLAFRAMLREGVAADHFTFPFALKALAQAHHRSPPPCAAATATATTTLGCLHAQMVKSGHGANVYAASALVHAYVSRADAASARAVFDAARHRNVVTWTAMIAGHAAAGEAREAVALFREAVARGQEVNGITVAQVMGACAQSRDLESGRWVHATLRRWGVEPILLDVALATAVLHMYASCGGLDAAFEVFDKMPRRNEVSWNAMAEVCSRHGRQDKVLEVFPGMHSVGMKPDKVTWLSILRACTSKGAAGLGQGVHAYMEKTIGHRHVAVCTSLMDMYSKIGNARSALQIFQCLKRKDLMAWTSMIIGLAKHGHGKDAVQLFNQMQHGGVVPDHVAFVGVLTACSHAGMVDEARKYFDSMWNHYGIRPTIKHYGCMIDLFSRAGRLAEAEGMMQMMPIQPSVTMWGSMMNGCKVHGRADIAERVGRQVAELNPQFGAIYVIMSNIYAEIGRWHAVEHTRRLMWQTGLKKIVGSSGTEVQMLCS; the protein is encoded by the coding sequence atggcggcggcgcgcgccgccgccgccgtcgatgccTACCAACACAACACCctcatccgcgccgccgccgaccaccgcagCCTCCTGCTCGCCTTCCGCGCCATGCTGCGGGAGGGCGTCGCGGCGGACCACTTCACCTTTCCCTTCGCCCTCAAGGCGCTCGCCCAGGCGcaccaccgctcgccgccgccgtgcgccgccgcaaCCGCAACGGCAACCACAACGTTGGGGTGCCTCCACGCGCAGATGGTCAAATCCGGCCACGGCGCCAACGTGTACGCGGCCTCCGCCCTCGTCCACGCCTACGtctcccgcgccgacgccgcctccgcgcgcgcggTGTTCGACGCCGCTCGCCACCGGAACGTGGTCACCTGGACGGCGATGATCGCGGGGCACGCCGCGGCCGGGGAGGCACGGGAGGCGGTCGCGCTTTTCAGGGAGGCCGTGGCGCGCGGGCAGGAGGTCAATGGCATCACCGTGGCGCAGGTGATGGGGGCTTGCGCTCAGAGCCGCGACCTCGAGAGCGGGAGGTGGGTTCATGCGACGCTCCGACGCTGGGGCGTCGAGCCTATCTTGCTCGACGTCGCTCTTGCCACGGCGGTACTCCATATGTATGCAAGCTGTGGCGGTCTTGATGCTGCCTTCGAAGTGTTCGATAAAATGCCTCGAAGAAATGAGGTGTCATGGAATGCAATGGCTGAGGTATGCAGTAGACATGGAAGACAGGATAAGGTTCTGGAGGTGTTTCCGGGTATGCATTCTGTTGGAATGAAGCCTGATAAGGTGACATGGCTGAGCATACTCCGCGCCTGTACATCCAAGGGAGCTGCGGGCTTAGGCCAAGGCGTGCACGCCTACATGGAGAAGACGATTGGTCATAGACATGTCGCAGTTTGCACATCGCTCATGGATATGTACTCAAAGATAGGCAATGCACGGAGTGCACTCCAGATATTTCAGTGTCTCAAAAGAAAGGATTTGATGGCATGGACAAGCATGATCATCGGCTTAGCTAAGCATGGCCATGGCAAGGATGCTGTGCAACTCTTCAACCAAATGCAGCATGGTGGTGTTGTTCCGGATCATGTTGCATTTGTAGGTGTTCTTACTGCTTGCAGCCATGCTGGGATGGTAGACGAAGCAAGAAAATACTTTGACTCCATGTGGAATCATTATGGCATCAGGCCAACAATCAAACATTATGGTTGTATGATTGATCTCTTCAGTCGTGCTGGTCGATTGGCAGAGGCTGAGGGAATGATGCAAATGATGCCTATTCAACCCAGTGTCACCATGTGGGGAAGCATGATGAATGGTTGCAAGGTACATGGCAGGGCTGATATTGCTGAGAGGGTAGGAAGGCAGGTTGCTGAGCTTAATCCTCAGTTTGGCGCAATATATGTGATAATGTCCAATATATATGCGGAGATTGGTAGGTGGCATGCAGTGGAGCACACCAGGAGATTGATGTGGCAGACTGGATTGAAGAAAATTGTAGGCTCAAGTGGCACTGAAGTGCAAATGTTGTGCTCCTGA